From a region of the Babylonia areolata isolate BAREFJ2019XMU chromosome 25, ASM4173473v1, whole genome shotgun sequence genome:
- the LOC143299668 gene encoding uncharacterized protein LOC143299668, which translates to MTTEGGDDDVARQLQPHLSPARQGGPSAAVQASDVNIAVGNNGSGDTETVGAQRNWETFDEDAVVKPEQPASEGGVPVSRTQHPRSTSNEPGSATANGGTAMGLEPGAASQPSVAFSNRSGEVVMTGEGVTQGPVIQTRHMEEGKIHEMDRPLQPRRIRMLKIMSVVAAIFFFPTGIPAVYYAWRVPGLLAEGVMRGNIDCALRAARFSQRFVVLSAVLFVIIAVLVVAVVASEKADFRYVAHSSAHG; encoded by the exons ATGACGACAGAGGGTGGCGATGACGACGTGGCGCGTCAGCTTCAGCCTCACCTCAGCCCTGCCCGACAGGGCGGTCCCTCCGCCGCCGTGCAGGCCTCGGACGTGAACATCGCCGTGGGCAACAACGGCTCCGGCGACACGGAAACCGTCGGCGCGCAACGCAACTGGGAGACGTTCGACGAGGATGCCGTCGTCAAGCCAGAGCAGCCAGCTTCGGAGGGGGGCGTTCCGGTCAGTCGGACACAGCACCCTCGGAGCACCAGCAACGAACCCGGATCCGCCACGGCGAATGGCGGGACGGCGATGGGTTTGGAGCCTGGCGCAGCGTCTCAGCCGTCAGTGGCGTTCAGCAACAGGAGCGGGGAGGTGGTGATGACCGGGGAGGGCGTGACCCAGGGGCCCGTGATCCAGACGCGGCACATGGAGGAAGGGAAAATCCACGAGATGGACCGTCCGCTGCAGCCCAGGAGGATAAGG ATGCTGAAGATCATGAGCGTGGTGGCGGccatctttttcttccccacgGGGATACCCGCAGTGTACTACGCCTGGCGGGTCCCGGGCCTGTTGGCGGAGGGCGTGATGCGGGGCAACATCGACTGCGCCCTGAGGGCGGCCCGCTTCAGCCAGCGCTTCGTCGTCCTCTCCGCCGTCCTCTTCGTCATCATCGCCGTcctggtggtggcagtagtggccAGCGAGAAGGCTGACTTCCGCTACGTGGCGCACAGCTCTGCCCATGGCTAG